One Streptomyces sp. R28 DNA window includes the following coding sequences:
- the folP gene encoding dihydropteroate synthase produces MLRLGRREFDTHEPVIMAIVNRTPDSFYDQGATFRDEPALARVERAVAEGAAIIDIGGVKAGPGEEVTAEEEARRTVGFVAEVRRRFPDVVISVDTWRAEVGAAVCEAGADLLNDAWGGVDPGLAEVAARYGVGLVCTHAGGAEPRTRPHRVTYDDVMADILRVTVGLAERALALGVPRESILIDPGHDFGKNTRHSLEATRRLGEMVETGWPVLVSLSNKDFVGETLDKPVKERVVGTLATTAVSAWLGAQVYRVHEVAETRQVLDMVASIAGRRAPAVARRGLA; encoded by the coding sequence ATGCTCAGGCTGGGCAGGCGTGAGTTCGACACGCACGAGCCGGTGATCATGGCGATCGTGAACCGGACCCCGGACTCCTTCTACGACCAAGGGGCGACGTTCCGCGACGAGCCCGCCCTCGCGCGCGTGGAGCGGGCGGTGGCGGAGGGGGCGGCGATCATCGACATCGGTGGGGTCAAGGCCGGGCCGGGGGAAGAGGTGACGGCCGAGGAGGAGGCGCGGCGGACGGTCGGGTTCGTGGCCGAGGTGCGGCGGCGTTTCCCGGATGTCGTGATCAGTGTGGACACCTGGCGGGCCGAGGTCGGTGCGGCGGTGTGCGAGGCGGGGGCGGATCTGCTGAACGACGCGTGGGGTGGGGTGGATCCGGGGCTGGCGGAGGTCGCTGCGCGGTACGGGGTGGGGCTGGTGTGCACGCATGCGGGAGGTGCCGAGCCTCGGACTCGGCCGCATCGGGTGACGTACGACGACGTCATGGCCGACATTCTTCGGGTGACGGTGGGGTTGGCGGAGCGGGCGTTGGCGCTGGGGGTGCCGCGGGAGTCGATCCTGATCGATCCCGGGCACGACTTCGGGAAGAACACGCGGCACAGTCTTGAGGCGACCCGGCGGCTGGGGGAGATGGTGGAGACGGGGTGGCCGGTGTTGGTGTCCCTCTCCAACAAGGACTTCGTCGGGGAGACGCTGGACAAGCCTGTGAAGGAGCGGGTGGTGGGGACGTTGGCCACGACCGCGGTGTCGGCGTGGTTGGGGGCGCAGGTGTATCGGGTCCATGAGGTGGCGGAGACCCGGCAGGTGCTGGACATGGTGGCGTCGATCGCGGGGCGCCGGGCGCCGGCGGTGGCGCGGCGGGGGCTGGCCTGA
- a CDS encoding DivIVA domain-containing protein — MFLFLVVALAVVVAAVTLAVVGGGEGDGPLPEAAPERLQDLLPLDRPINHVDIETLRFPLAARGYRMSDVDDALSRLGAELAERDARIADLESALAGAQASAGHVSMEKRAQEDQ; from the coding sequence ATGTTCTTGTTCCTGGTCGTCGCGCTCGCCGTCGTGGTCGCCGCGGTGACGCTCGCCGTGGTGGGCGGCGGCGAGGGCGACGGTCCCTTGCCGGAGGCCGCGCCCGAGCGCCTGCAGGACCTGCTGCCGCTGGACCGCCCGATCAACCACGTGGACATCGAGACCCTCCGCTTCCCGCTCGCCGCCCGCGGCTACCGCATGTCCGACGTCGACGACGCCCTCAGCCGCCTCGGCGCCGAGCTCGCCGAGCGCGACGCCCGTATCGCCGACCTGGAGTCCGCGCTGGCGGGCGCGCAGGCGTCGGCCGGCCATGTGTCGATGGAGAAGCGCGCCCAGGAGGACCAGTAA
- a CDS encoding DNA-3-methyladenine glycosylase I, which translates to MSDGTALAGPDGALRCPWALSTADYVTYHDEEWGRPVHGDDALYERLSLEAFQSGLSWITILRRREGFRAAFAGFEIAKVATFTDSDKDRLLADEGIIRNRAKIDATLANARVLADWAPGELDALIWSHAPDPTTRPVPKTLADVAAVTPESTALSKALKKRGLRFVGPTTAYALMQACGLVDDHLETCVARSAP; encoded by the coding sequence ATGAGCGACGGTACGGCCCTCGCCGGCCCGGACGGCGCCCTGCGTTGCCCGTGGGCGCTGTCCACCGCGGACTACGTGACGTACCACGACGAGGAGTGGGGCCGCCCGGTCCACGGCGACGACGCGCTCTACGAACGCCTCAGCCTGGAGGCCTTCCAGTCGGGCCTGTCCTGGATCACGATCCTGCGCCGCCGCGAGGGCTTCCGCGCCGCCTTCGCAGGCTTCGAGATCGCCAAGGTCGCGACCTTCACGGACTCCGACAAGGACCGCCTCCTCGCCGACGAGGGCATCATCCGCAACCGGGCCAAGATCGACGCGACCCTCGCCAACGCCCGCGTGCTCGCCGACTGGGCCCCGGGCGAACTGGACGCCCTGATCTGGTCCCACGCGCCGGATCCGACCACCCGCCCGGTCCCGAAGACCTTGGCGGACGTCGCGGCGGTCACCCCCGAATCGACGGCCCTGTCCAAGGCCCTGAAGAAGCGCGGCCTGCGCTTCGTGGGCCCGACGACGGCATACGCCCTGATGCAAGCGTGCGGCCTGGTCGACGACCACTTGGAAACCTGCGTCGCGAGAAGCGCCCCCTGA
- a CDS encoding enoyl-CoA hydratase/isomerase family protein, protein MADTVLYEVSDGLATITLNRPEAMNALSIAAKVALRDAVQAAAGDDAVRAVLLTAAGERAFCVGQDLKEHIGLLVSDRETGSGQTMSTVREHYNPIVRALTGMPKPVVAGVNGVAAGAGFGFALAADYRVVADTAAFNTSFAGVALTADSGISWTLPRVVGPGRAADLLLFPRSIKAQEAYELGIANRLVPAGELRAEAEKVARALAEGPTVAYGAIKEAMAFGLSHSLEETLEKEDELQTRAGSSEDHAIAVQAFVNKERPKYLGR, encoded by the coding sequence ATGGCCGACACCGTGCTCTACGAGGTGAGCGACGGACTCGCGACGATCACGCTGAACCGCCCCGAGGCGATGAACGCGCTGAGCATCGCGGCCAAGGTCGCCCTGCGGGACGCGGTCCAGGCTGCGGCGGGCGACGACGCGGTACGGGCCGTGCTGCTGACCGCGGCCGGGGAGCGGGCGTTCTGCGTGGGCCAGGACCTGAAGGAGCACATCGGGCTGCTGGTCTCCGACCGGGAGACCGGGTCGGGGCAGACGATGAGCACGGTGCGGGAGCACTACAACCCGATCGTGCGGGCGCTGACCGGGATGCCGAAGCCCGTGGTGGCCGGTGTGAACGGGGTCGCGGCCGGGGCGGGCTTCGGTTTCGCGCTGGCCGCGGACTATCGGGTCGTGGCCGACACGGCTGCGTTCAACACGTCCTTCGCGGGGGTCGCGCTGACCGCCGACTCCGGGATCTCGTGGACGCTGCCGCGGGTCGTCGGCCCGGGCCGCGCCGCCGACCTGCTGCTCTTCCCGCGGAGCATCAAGGCGCAGGAGGCGTACGAGCTCGGTATCGCCAACCGGCTGGTGCCTGCGGGTGAGCTGCGCGCGGAGGCCGAGAAGGTGGCACGGGCGCTTGCCGAGGGGCCGACGGTGGCGTACGGGGCGATCAAGGAGGCGATGGCGTTCGGGTTGTCGCACTCCCTGGAGGAGACCTTGGAGAAGGAGGACGAGCTGCAGACGCGGGCGGGGTCCTCGGAGGACCACGCGATCGCTGTGCAGGCCTTCGTCAACAAGGAGAGGCCGAAGTACTTGGGCCGATGA
- a CDS encoding DUF3117 domain-containing protein — MAAMKPRTGDGPLEVTKEGRGIVMRVPLEGGGRLVVELTPDEADALGDALKKVVG; from the coding sequence ATGGCGGCCATGAAGCCGCGGACGGGCGATGGCCCGCTCGAGGTGACCAAGGAGGGGCGGGGCATCGTCATGCGCGTTCCGCTCGAAGGCGGCGGTCGGCTCGTCGTCGAGCTGACTCCTGACGAGGCCGACGCGCTGGGCGACGCCCTCAAGAAGGTCGTCGGCTGA
- a CDS encoding O-methyltransferase, whose amino-acid sequence MCGFPPPTDTVTPRQPRGQERVITGNRQTSWAFADAYVAEDEVLRWARDRAREAGLRSVSPGTGAALRLLAASVDAKAVAEIGTGTGVSGIHLLHGMRPDGVLTTVDPEPEHQQFARQAFRASGFASNRARFIPGRALDVLPRLADAGYDLVFCDGDRLEFLDYLAESLRLLRPGGLVVFEGVFANGRTVDSGPQPTEVIRIRELLRAVRESQELVPSLLPVGDGLLCAVKR is encoded by the coding sequence ATCTGCGGGTTCCCGCCACCAACGGATACAGTCACGCCCAGGCAACCACGGGGACAGGAGAGGGTCATTACCGGCAACCGGCAGACGAGCTGGGCGTTCGCCGACGCCTACGTCGCCGAGGACGAAGTCCTGCGCTGGGCCCGGGACCGGGCCCGTGAGGCGGGACTGCGCTCGGTGTCGCCCGGCACGGGCGCCGCGCTGCGATTGCTGGCCGCCTCGGTGGACGCGAAGGCGGTGGCGGAGATCGGTACCGGCACCGGCGTCTCCGGCATCCACCTCCTGCACGGCATGCGCCCCGACGGCGTTCTGACCACGGTGGACCCCGAACCCGAACACCAGCAGTTCGCCCGCCAGGCCTTCCGCGCCTCCGGCTTCGCCAGCAACCGCGCCCGCTTCATCCCGGGCCGCGCCCTCGATGTCCTGCCCCGCCTCGCGGACGCCGGTTACGACCTCGTCTTCTGTGACGGCGACCGGCTGGAGTTCCTCGACTATCTCGCTGAATCGTTGCGTCTGCTGCGTCCGGGTGGCCTCGTCGTCTTCGAGGGCGTCTTCGCCAACGGCCGCACGGTGGACTCGGGCCCGCAGCCCACGGAAGTCATACGTATCCGGGAGCTGCTGCGCGCGGTGCGGGAGAGCCAGGAGCTGGTGCCGTCGCTGCTGCCGGTCGGGGACGGGCTGCTGTGCGCGGTCAAGCGATGA
- the sigE gene encoding RNA polymerase sigma factor SigE — protein MLRRFLGSSGRPKSVNDTADHSHAGDYAQTATFSTDADGQAWTPPTWEEIVSTHSGRVYRLAYRLTGNQHDAEDLTQEVFVRVFRSLSTYTPGTFEGWLHRITTNLFLDMVRRKQRIRFDALGDDAAERLPSKEPTPQQVFNDAHFDADVQQALDTLAPEFRAAVVLCDIEGLSYEEIAATLGVKLGTVRSRIHRGRSQLRKALAHRSPEARATRRSFVPRVAALGGGGATA, from the coding sequence GTGCTGCGGCGCTTTCTCGGGTCGTCGGGCAGGCCGAAATCCGTGAACGACACCGCTGACCACAGCCACGCCGGCGACTACGCCCAGACCGCGACCTTCTCCACCGACGCGGACGGGCAGGCGTGGACTCCGCCCACGTGGGAGGAGATCGTCAGCACGCACAGCGGCCGCGTCTACCGTCTGGCCTACCGCCTGACGGGCAACCAGCACGACGCCGAGGACCTCACCCAGGAGGTCTTCGTCCGCGTCTTCCGCTCCCTGTCGACATACACGCCGGGCACCTTCGAGGGCTGGCTGCACCGCATCACCACGAACCTCTTCCTCGACATGGTCCGCCGCAAGCAGCGCATCCGTTTCGACGCGCTGGGCGATGACGCGGCCGAGCGGCTGCCCAGCAAGGAGCCCACGCCGCAGCAGGTCTTCAACGACGCGCACTTCGACGCGGACGTCCAGCAGGCCCTCGACACCCTCGCACCCGAGTTCCGCGCCGCGGTCGTCCTGTGCGACATCGAAGGACTGTCGTACGAGGAGATCGCCGCGACCCTGGGCGTCAAGCTCGGCACCGTCCGGTCCCGTATCCACCGTGGCCGCTCGCAGCTGCGCAAGGCCCTCGCCCACCGTTCGCCGGAGGCGCGCGCCACCCGCCGCTCCTTCGTGCCGCGGGTGGCCGCACTGGGAGGAGGGGGCGCGACCGCGTGA
- a CDS encoding anti-sigma factor, giving the protein MSGSRPNPTERLLAEQHLGDRLSALVDGELGHETRERVLAHLATCARCKAEVDAQRRLKNVFAEAAPPPPSESFLARLQGLPGGGDLDGGGSPLGGGGFGGLTGRPGATGAFGVKRGDRFEFGYVPSRPHAPALPASDRGFRTHPVGRPESDRSGSSRMRFAFVAAGAVSLAAIALGGVTSSAPIDAEARGGSGGSNVTPARTQGTGVATAPENQRRRGVGPLLAQGQGEQTLDTPAAPTEVSAPLLPGMPAQPAVQDMRTLTAPVVAGAAAMSPLIRPLSETPPLSLTAWSTTPEVMATPDLLAAPVPDATSSPSASPATSR; this is encoded by the coding sequence GTGAGTGGCTCTCGACCCAACCCCACAGAACGGCTCCTGGCCGAGCAGCACCTGGGAGACCGACTCTCCGCCCTCGTCGACGGAGAGCTCGGTCATGAGACGCGCGAGCGCGTCCTGGCCCACCTGGCGACCTGTGCCAGGTGCAAGGCCGAGGTCGACGCCCAGCGCCGGCTGAAGAACGTCTTCGCGGAGGCGGCCCCGCCGCCTCCCTCCGAGAGTTTCCTGGCCCGCCTTCAGGGCCTCCCCGGGGGAGGTGACCTGGACGGCGGCGGCTCGCCGCTGGGCGGGGGAGGATTCGGCGGACTGACCGGGCGGCCCGGCGCCACCGGGGCGTTCGGCGTGAAGCGGGGCGACCGCTTCGAGTTCGGATACGTCCCGTCGCGTCCTCATGCCCCGGCGCTCCCCGCCTCGGACCGCGGCTTCCGCACCCACCCCGTGGGCCGTCCTGAATCCGATCGCTCCGGGTCCTCCCGTATGCGGTTCGCGTTCGTCGCGGCGGGTGCGGTGTCGCTGGCCGCGATCGCGCTGGGAGGTGTCACGTCGAGCGCGCCGATCGACGCGGAGGCGCGCGGCGGCTCGGGCGGCAGCAATGTGACACCGGCCCGGACGCAGGGCACCGGTGTCGCGACGGCACCCGAGAACCAGCGCCGCCGTGGAGTCGGCCCGCTGCTCGCCCAGGGGCAGGGCGAGCAGACGCTCGACACCCCGGCCGCCCCGACCGAGGTGTCGGCTCCCCTTCTGCCAGGGATGCCCGCCCAGCCCGCCGTCCAGGACATGCGCACCCTGACGGCGCCCGTGGTGGCCGGCGCGGCCGCCATGTCCCCACTCATACGCCCGCTCAGCGAGACCCCGCCGCTCTCTCTGACCGCTTGGTCCACGACCCCCGAGGTCATGGCGACCCCCGACCTGCTCGCCGCACCCGTCCCCGACGCGACGTCATCCCCCTCCGCCTCCCCCGCCACCAGTCGCTGA
- a CDS encoding S1C family serine protease: protein MLVVGAVLIAVVSGGVGGVVGAYLERNGGVGDVELPQAAAEAPGRAPDSVAGIAARALPSVVTLHVSGSEEQGTGTGFVLDDRGHILTNNHVVEPAGDSGEISVTFHSGDTAKATVVGRDSGYDLAVVKVTGVSGLKPLPLGNSDNVQVGDPVVAIGAPFDLAGTVTSGIISAKERPITAGGGSGDGSDVSYVDALQTDAPINPGNSGGPLLDARARVIGINSAIRSADTGSDLDSGQSGSIGLGFAIPVNQAKRVAEELINTGKATHPVIGVTLDMDYSGDGARVGTKGGDGGSAVSEGGPGDKAGIKAGDVITEVDGQRVHSGEELIVKTRAHRPGDRLELTLERGGKEIRVSLTLGSSSGR from the coding sequence GTGCTCGTTGTCGGGGCCGTGTTGATCGCCGTCGTGTCCGGTGGCGTCGGCGGTGTGGTGGGGGCGTATCTCGAGCGCAACGGTGGTGTGGGGGACGTGGAGCTGCCGCAGGCCGCGGCCGAGGCGCCCGGGCGGGCGCCGGACAGTGTCGCCGGGATCGCCGCTCGTGCTCTGCCCAGCGTCGTGACGCTGCATGTGAGCGGGAGCGAGGAGCAGGGCACCGGAACCGGCTTCGTGCTCGACGACCGTGGTCACATCCTCACCAACAACCATGTCGTCGAACCCGCGGGTGACAGCGGCGAGATATCCGTGACCTTCCACAGCGGTGACACCGCCAAGGCCACCGTCGTCGGACGGGACAGCGGCTATGACCTCGCCGTCGTCAAGGTCACCGGCGTCAGCGGCCTCAAGCCCCTGCCGCTCGGCAACTCCGACAACGTCCAGGTCGGCGACCCCGTCGTCGCCATCGGCGCCCCGTTCGACCTGGCCGGCACCGTGACCTCCGGCATCATCAGCGCCAAGGAGCGGCCCATCACGGCCGGCGGCGGGAGCGGCGACGGGAGCGATGTGTCGTACGTCGACGCTCTCCAGACCGACGCGCCCATCAATCCCGGCAACTCCGGTGGCCCCCTCCTCGACGCCCGCGCCCGCGTCATCGGCATCAACTCCGCCATCCGCTCCGCCGACACCGGCTCCGACCTGGACAGCGGCCAGTCCGGCTCCATCGGCCTGGGCTTCGCCATACCGGTCAACCAGGCCAAGCGTGTCGCCGAGGAGCTGATCAACACCGGTAAGGCCACCCACCCGGTCATCGGCGTCACCCTCGACATGGACTACAGCGGCGACGGCGCCCGCGTCGGCACGAAGGGCGGCGACGGCGGCTCAGCGGTCTCCGAGGGCGGCCCCGGCGACAAGGCCGGCATCAAGGCGGGCGACGTCATCACCGAGGTCGACGGCCAGCGCGTCCACTCCGGCGAGGAACTCATCGTCAAGACCCGTGCCCACCGCCCCGGCGACCGGCTCGAACTGACCTTGGAGCGCGGCGGCAAGGAGATCAGGGTCTCGCTGACACTCGGCTCGTCGAGCGGTCGCTGA
- a CDS encoding sec-independent translocase encodes MFNDIGPLELVTLVVLAVLVFGPDKLPKLIQDATRTIRKIREFSESAKQDIRQELGPEFKDFEFEDLNPKTFIRKQLDNDELGLNEIRNGFDLKKEMAEVTDAVHGRDAESSGSSSSSSSSAISGSSGGSIDMTKKPESPREERPPYDADAT; translated from the coding sequence GTGTTCAATGACATAGGACCGCTCGAGCTGGTGACGCTCGTTGTCCTCGCCGTGCTCGTCTTCGGTCCGGACAAGCTCCCGAAGCTCATCCAGGACGCCACGCGGACGATCCGCAAGATCCGCGAGTTCTCGGAGAGCGCCAAGCAGGACATCCGGCAGGAGCTGGGACCGGAGTTCAAGGACTTCGAATTCGAGGACCTCAACCCCAAGACGTTCATCCGCAAGCAGCTGGACAACGACGAACTGGGGCTGAACGAGATCCGCAACGGCTTCGACCTGAAGAAGGAAATGGCCGAGGTCACCGACGCGGTCCACGGCCGCGACGCGGAGTCGTCCGGGTCCTCGTCGTCCTCCTCGTCGTCCGCCATCTCCGGTTCCTCCGGCGGCAGCATCGACATGACGAAGAAGCCCGAGAGCCCCCGCGAGGAGCGCCCGCCCTACGACGCGGACGCCACCTGA
- a CDS encoding Mrp/NBP35 family ATP-binding protein produces the protein MATEDAVREALATVNDPEINRPITELGMVKSVEIGADGAVAVTVYLTVSGCPMRETITQRVTDAVSGVEGVTRVDVTLDVMSDEQRKELANALRGGTAEREVPFAKPGSLTRVYAVASGKGGVGKSSVTVNLAAAMAADGLKVGVVDADIYGHSVPRMLGADGRPTQVENMIMPPSANGVKVISIGMFTPGNAPVVWRGPMLHRALQQFLADVYWGDLDVLLLDLPPGTGDIAISVAQLVPNAEILVVTTPQQAAAEVAERAGSIAVQTHQKIVGVVENMSGLPCPHCDEMVDVFGTGGGQVVADGLTRTTGTNVPVLGSIPIDVRLREGGDEGKPVVLTDPDSPAGSALRSIAGKLGGRQRGLSGMSLGITPRNKF, from the coding sequence ATGGCTACGGAAGACGCGGTGCGTGAAGCACTGGCGACGGTGAACGACCCGGAGATCAACCGACCCATCACGGAGCTCGGGATGGTCAAGTCGGTGGAGATCGGCGCGGACGGAGCGGTCGCGGTCACCGTGTACCTGACGGTCTCCGGCTGCCCGATGCGCGAGACGATCACGCAGCGGGTGACGGACGCGGTCTCCGGGGTCGAGGGCGTCACCCGCGTCGACGTCACGCTCGACGTGATGAGCGACGAGCAGCGCAAGGAGCTGGCGAACGCCCTGCGCGGCGGCACCGCCGAGCGCGAGGTCCCCTTCGCCAAGCCCGGCTCGCTCACCCGCGTGTACGCGGTCGCGTCCGGCAAGGGCGGCGTCGGCAAGTCCTCGGTGACGGTCAACCTGGCGGCGGCCATGGCGGCCGACGGCCTGAAGGTGGGCGTCGTCGACGCCGACATCTACGGCCACAGCGTGCCGCGCATGCTGGGCGCCGACGGGCGTCCGACCCAGGTCGAGAACATGATCATGCCGCCGTCCGCGAACGGCGTGAAGGTCATCTCCATCGGCATGTTCACCCCGGGCAACGCCCCGGTCGTGTGGCGCGGCCCGATGCTCCACAGGGCGCTGCAGCAGTTCCTGGCGGACGTGTACTGGGGCGACCTGGACGTCCTGCTCCTCGACCTCCCGCCCGGCACCGGCGACATCGCGATCTCCGTGGCCCAGCTGGTCCCGAACGCCGAGATCCTGGTCGTGACGACCCCGCAGCAGGCGGCCGCGGAAGTGGCCGAGCGGGCGGGCTCCATCGCCGTCCAGACCCACCAGAAGATCGTCGGCGTGGTCGAGAACATGTCCGGCCTGCCCTGTCCGCACTGCGACGAGATGGTCGACGTCTTCGGCACGGGCGGCGGCCAGGTGGTCGCGGACGGCCTCACGCGTACGACGGGCACGAACGTTCCGGTCCTCGGCAGCATCCCCATCGACGTCCGTCTGCGCGAGGGCGGCGACGAGGGCAAGCCGGTGGTCCTGACGGACCCGGACTCCCCGGCGGGCTCGGCCCTGCGGTCGATCGCGGGGAAGCTCGGGGGACGGCAGCGGGGCCTGTCGGGCATGTCGCTGGGCATCACGCCGCGCAACAAGTTCTGA
- a CDS encoding DUF1003 domain-containing protein: MAPEREGTRERVASGATAATRAPRARLDQPRPPRRRVLPEWDPEAFGRLSERVARFIGTGRFLVWMTVVIIVWVLWNIAAPSDLRWDEYPFIFLTLVLSLQASYAAPLILLAQNRQDDRDRVNLEQDRKQNERSIADTEYLTREIAALRIGLGEVATRDWMRSELQDLAKELEERHNGHREHRVFPADRSPGRDVDDR, encoded by the coding sequence ATGGCTCCTGAGCGGGAGGGCACACGCGAGCGCGTGGCGTCGGGCGCCACCGCGGCCACCAGGGCACCCCGCGCACGCCTCGACCAACCCCGGCCGCCGCGCCGCAGGGTCCTGCCCGAGTGGGACCCGGAGGCCTTCGGACGGCTGTCGGAGCGGGTCGCCCGCTTCATCGGTACCGGGCGGTTCCTCGTCTGGATGACGGTCGTGATCATCGTGTGGGTGCTGTGGAACATCGCCGCACCGAGCGACCTGCGCTGGGACGAGTACCCGTTCATCTTCCTCACCCTGGTCCTGTCCCTGCAGGCCTCGTACGCCGCCCCGCTGATCCTGCTCGCGCAGAACCGGCAGGACGACCGCGACCGGGTCAACCTCGAACAGGACCGCAAACAGAACGAGCGGTCGATCGCCGACACCGAGTACCTGACCCGCGAGATCGCCGCGCTGCGGATCGGGCTGGGCGAGGTGGCCACCCGTGACTGGATGCGCTCGGAGCTGCAGGATCTGGCGAAAGAGCTGGAGGAGCGGCACAACGGTCACCGCGAGCACAGGGTATTCCCGGCAGATCGGTCGCCGGGACGTGACGTAGACGACCGCTGA
- a CDS encoding CBS domain-containing protein: MAAGAPRIFVSHLAGVAAFDPNGDQVGRVRDLVVMLRVGRRPPRLLGLVVELATRRRVFMPMTRVTSIESGQVLTTGVLNVRRFEQRPTERLVFGELLDRRVTLVESGEEVTVLDLSVHQLPARRDWEIDKVFVRKGGKSGTFRRAKGESLTVEWSAVTGFTLEEKGQGAESLLATFEQLRPADLANVLHHLSPKRRAEVAAALDDDRLADVLEELPEDDQIEILGKLKEERAADVLEAMDPDDAADLLGELPEDDQERLLSLMQPADAADMRRLMAYEEHTAGGLMTTEPIILRPDATVADALARVRNPDLSPALAAQVYVCRPPDETPTGKYLGTVHFQRLLRDPPYTLVSSLVDEALEALAPEASLPVVAGFFATYDMVAAPVVDESGSLLGAVTVDDVLDHMLPEDWRETEFHLDEDTGEGVAAHGS; encoded by the coding sequence ATGGCAGCCGGCGCCCCCCGGATCTTCGTCTCGCACCTCGCCGGCGTCGCCGCCTTCGACCCGAACGGCGATCAGGTGGGCCGCGTCCGCGATCTGGTCGTCATGCTGCGCGTCGGCCGACGCCCTCCGCGGCTGCTCGGCCTCGTCGTCGAACTCGCCACCCGGCGCCGCGTCTTCATGCCCATGACCCGCGTGACGAGCATCGAGTCCGGCCAGGTCCTCACCACCGGCGTGCTCAACGTCCGCCGCTTCGAGCAGCGCCCCACCGAGCGCCTCGTCTTCGGTGAACTGCTCGACCGGCGCGTCACCCTCGTCGAGAGCGGCGAGGAGGTCACGGTACTCGACCTGTCGGTGCACCAGCTGCCGGCCCGCCGGGACTGGGAGATCGACAAGGTGTTCGTACGAAAGGGCGGCAAGAGCGGCACCTTCCGGCGGGCCAAGGGCGAGTCGCTGACCGTCGAGTGGTCCGCCGTCACCGGCTTCACCCTGGAGGAGAAGGGACAGGGCGCCGAGAGCCTCCTCGCCACCTTCGAGCAGCTGCGCCCCGCCGACCTCGCCAACGTCCTGCACCACCTCTCCCCCAAGCGCCGCGCCGAGGTCGCCGCGGCCCTCGACGACGACCGCCTCGCCGACGTACTCGAAGAGCTCCCGGAGGACGACCAGATCGAGATCCTCGGCAAGCTGAAGGAGGAGCGCGCCGCGGACGTCCTGGAGGCCATGGACCCGGATGATGCCGCCGACCTGCTCGGTGAGCTCCCGGAGGACGACCAGGAGCGGCTGCTGAGCCTGATGCAGCCCGCCGACGCGGCCGACATGCGCCGCCTGATGGCGTACGAGGAGCACACGGCCGGCGGTCTGATGACGACGGAGCCGATCATCCTGCGCCCCGACGCCACCGTCGCCGACGCCCTCGCCCGGGTCCGCAACCCCGACCTGTCCCCCGCCCTCGCCGCCCAGGTCTACGTATGCCGCCCGCCCGACGAGACGCCCACCGGCAAGTACCTCGGCACGGTCCACTTCCAGCGCCTGCTGCGCGACCCGCCGTACACCCTGGTCAGCTCGCTCGTCGACGAGGCACTGGAGGCCCTGGCGCCGGAGGCCTCGCTGCCGGTCGTCGCCGGGTTCTTCGCGACGTACGACATGGTCGCGGCGCCCGTGGTCGACGAGTCCGGGTCGCTGCTGGGCGCGGTGACCGTCGACGACGTGCTGGACCACATGCTGCCCGAGGACTGGCGGGAGACCGAGTTCCACCTGGACGAGGACACGGGCGAGGGGGTGGCGGCCCATGGCTCCTGA